The genomic interval TTTACTGATAAATATGAGGTTAGAAAGCACATTGAAGAACTTGGTCTGAAGGACATCCTAACGGACTGTTATGGAGTTTGGAATAAAGCAGAAGAGATTGATTTTGACCTTTTGCCAGAGAAATTTGTGTTGAAATGTACTCACGATTGTGGCAGCACGGTCATTGTCAGAGATAAGAGCAAGATGGACCGGCAGAAAGTCATTGACTTCCTTAACAAGCATGTAGCAATTTGGTATGGCTATGATTCTTGCGAGCCTCACTATACATCTATCAAACCACGCATTATGGCTGAGAGTTTGATAGAAATGGACAATAGTGAGGAGTTTTCTTCAGAAACGACTGTAGACCATAAGATACGGTGTATCGATGGCAAGGCTCAATATGATATGGTGTGCTACGATCGCAGTTTGGAAAGTGGTAGCGGTGGTACGAAGACTATTTACGACCTCTATGATATTCATGTCTGGCAACCAATGCGGCAGTATCTGGCCGATAGTGGCGTGAACTATCGCGATGTTCCTCGTCCACAGAACTTAGAACGGATGATAGAAATTGCAGAGATTATTGCAAAAGGATTTCCACAGGTACGTGTCGATCTCTATAATGTTAAGGGGAAAATCTATTTTGGCGAAATGACCTTCTTTGCCTTCTCAGGCATGAACAATCACTTCACCAAGAAGTTCCAACGCATGGTAGGTGACAAGATTCGACTGCCAAAGGCTGTCAAATGAGAGTCGTTATAGATCTTCAATCGCAGCAAAATAATCTTTAGCATATTTCTCTTTGTCAAAGAGCTTAGCTCGCTCAAGTCCTGCGTTGGACATTTGTTGTCGCTTCTCAGGGTGCTTATAGAGGTCGAGAATGGCTATGGAAAGGTTGTTGACGATGTTGCTCTTTTCCACTATAGTAGCAATCCCTTTGCATATTTCTGGTATTCCACCGCTACGTGTGGTAATGAGTGGAAGCCCCATAGCCATCGCCTCAACTACCGTAAGTCCAAAGGGCTCTTCCCACATGGATGGAAGTACGGCAATGTCTGCCAACTGCAAGTAATAGGGTACATTGTTATATGGTATGAATCCCGTAAATACGATTTTCTCATCAATACTCTTAGCCTTTTCTTTCAACGAACAGATAAAAGTGTCCTCATTATTTGCATTGTCAAAGAATGAGCTACCCATGACCATTAGTTTTATTTTTGGGAGAGCTTTGAGTTGCAGTAAGGCATCGATTAATTCAGAAATACCTTTGTCTTTATTGATGCGTCCACTATAAACCACAATAAAGTCTTCTTTCGTGAACCCTATTTTTTCGCGACTGATGAGTGAGCTGTTTTGGGGAGAGAATAGTGTTAAGTCAATGCCATTAAGGACTGTTTTAATCTTGTCGTCAGGCTGAATGGTAGAGACTCTTTCTTTGACAAAGTCTGAGACTGTTATTATTCTGGACAGACTGCGAAATACTATTTCATGATATTTGGATGTTGAATTGAGTAAGTCATTATGAAGGTGCAATATTAGATTCCTATATCCTCTTTGTGAGAGCTTATAAGCATAACCAGGACAGTTCTCTAATAGAAGATAGTCATAATTCTTTTTCTTTAAGTCGGAATAAACTCTCTCAAAATAATATTCTATAAAATAGTTGTAATAGTCTTTGGACGAATGGAAAAACTTAAAGATTCTTCGTTCTATTCTTGCCTTCAGATTATCGACATTTATATAATGATAGTGATTAACATCTGAAGAAAGGGCTGGGTGCATCTCTACTTTGCTGTTCCATGGACTATAAATTGTTATGTCATGAAGTTTCATTCTGTTATTATACTCCAGATAAAAATCAATCAGGTTTTCTACAGCACCTCCTTGAACAGCGGGGATAGGGAGCATTCCGCAGGTTAAAATAGCAATCTTCATAACATTATGATTGGAATGTAAGTTTGCAAATAGTATTGTAAATACTTGGCTTGCGTGCTACGAAGTATTTCATGCCTTGAGTACATGTGAATAGTGACAAGAAGTAAAAAGATAGCATTGGCAATAACAATATAAGTCCATAGATAATAAGTGAAGACCATGAATTAACATGATTGTCAACGAAAAGGGTCTTGAGAACAATGGCAAGGATGGTAAATAGTCCAAATATACCATAATATACCATCATGGGACGCCAAAAAAGCCAAACACTTTTGTGAAAGCCTTCTGAAAAAAGGTAATAGGGCTTCCAAAAGACATTGAATATGGAGAGACTGATGATTTTGCCAAGCAAAATGCCTACAATCCCGAAGAAGGGCGCTAAAGCGAGTGTAACAGCCAAGTTGATAATTAATTCTGCCCATGATGCCCACACATCGCCATAGAGACCAGATGCACCAATGAAAATGTAAACAGTTGAGTATTGGAGCTTTAAGAACAAGTTGAAAACAAGCAAGTAGGCAATGAGTGAACTAAGCTTATATTCAGGACCTACCCAACAAGCAATGAGAGGCTGTATAAATAGTATTAATGGAAAAATTACCATACCCATTATGAAGAAACGTGTAGCAGTCATCTCCCAAAACACTTTCATCGTGTTTCTTTCATTATTCTCGGCAAGCAGATTGCCTACACCAGCACTCAAGCCGTTCTCCAAAATATTAACCAAAAAGACTAGCTTGCTGATGATGATGTAATAGTTTCCGTAGAATGCAACCTTTGTTACCGAAACGAATGCTCCAACAAGTAATTCATCGCTACGATTCAGAATAAAGTCCTTTATCCTTAGAATGAAAATTTGACGGGTTTTCTTAAGGACTTCAGGATACTGTTTCAAATTCTTACGCCCATTAGACAGATTGATGTTGAGCCAGGGGTAGAGTTGTCTGATACGTATGTTGAAAACCATGATGCCAACAATAGTGAAAACCAATCCGGTAACTACCCATAACCATAGGTTGCGGTAGTAATAGGCCAGCAATATTTGTACTATACTTTGCACAATACCAATGGTCTGGAAATAGGATTGTGTAAGATATTGCTTCTGGTTTGCATTAACAAGTAATTGCTTGTAGTTGAATATGTAACCTGAGATGCTCGATGCAAGAAAAGAGTAGAAAGCAAAATAGACCAGTGGCAGGCCAGTCGTAAGGTTGCCAAACCACCAAGGGAAAAACAAACTGACTATGAAACCGCAAGTGCCGATGATAAAGCCAATGCATCGGTATAGGTAGGCTAACATTGACATTACCTCGTTGATTTTCTGATGGTTGTCTTCTTGCAGAGGCTTATAGAGGAAGTAGATGATGCTGGTTCCTATGCCCAACTCTGCAACGCTGAGGAATGACATTATGTTCATCAACATACCTGTCAGACCTATGAACTCAGCACCAAGGCAATCGAGGAATATCTTGCGGGAAAAGAAAGCAAGAATTAAGGAGAGCATGTAGAAAACCATGCCCACCTTAATATTCAAGATACTTCTGTGTACTCGTTCTCCCATATGGTTTCGTATTACAATGTCCTATTTCTCGTGGGATGTATGGATGAAATCCGTATTCTTATGGTCCATATGTGCTATGTTCTTTAACAGGCGCCATACTAAGCTAGGGAACGACAACAACTTTCTAAACATTGCTGTTGTGCGGAGTCTGGATGGAATGGCAATAAGAAGTGATATGCATAAGCACAGAAGCATAGCCCACCACTTAATGCTCCAGAGAGGATGTACTATTGTCATAATCAGCGCCATAAAAGGTATTGTAGCCAACAAAATGCTACGAGGAATAAGTGCTTGCTGAATGGTCTTGTCTATATAGTTGATATTACCTTTGATTAATGCGGTAAAGAGGTAAGGCAACATTTGCAGAAGTGCTTGAATTTGGCCGGTCATCCAACGCATTCTCTGACTTTGGAAGTTGTCTTTGTTGCTCACCTTCTCATCATATACCAGAATATCTTCTACGTATTTTACATAGATGTTCTGTTTCGCAAGGAATGTCTCTAACTCACGGTCTTCAACAGCTGTAGACAGCATGTTGACATGTGTGGCAAACCATTGGTAGTCAAAACACATACCAGAACCAATAAGGGCTGAAGATAGACCAATATTGTTGTGGGCGCGGCGGAATATGGTGTTATTTATCTCTTCGCTTAATCCGTCAAGAGCTGAAACGTCATTATCAGAATTCTTGGCTGTGCGATGGCATTGGATAGCGTTATAACCCTGTTGGCAAACGGAGTCAAGTTTGGTAAGGAAGTTAGAATCAACAACGTTGTCTGCATCAAGGATGACTATATGTGAAAAATCTAAGCCTTCAAGTTGTTTGATAGCATATTGTAGCGCTTTCGCTTTGGAACTCTTTTCAAAGACTGGCTTTAAAAGTTGCAGCGGTTGTGATGCAAGCCATTCGTTGGTAGATGGTTGCATATGGTCGGAAACTACTACAAGATGAAAAAGTGAAATGGGGTAGTCCTGATGAAGAAAAAACTCTATTGAATTACGAATTACGCTGTCTTCATTGTAGGCAGGATAGATGACTGCAAAACGACTATGTGCAGAGTGAGTATTTTCGTATGTTTTTAATTGCTTCTTTCTAAAGAGGGACATTAACGCGAATAACATAACATAACCCACAGAGCCTGCTGTTATTATCCAAAGGATTATATCGATGATATGTATAATGTGCCAAGTCATATTTAGCTCTTACGCGGAATAACACTATTAATAGAATCCTTTGCAGACTTAACTCGAGTCCTTGTTTCAATGATCATAACTCGAAGTATATTGAACAACCCCCAAAGAATAAGCAATGGAGCATAAAGAAAGTCACGATTCCACTTTTCGTCAACAAGTTGATCTGGTGTTGCTAAAGAGAATGCAAACATGAGTATGGCACCTATAATCCACCATTTTATTGCAAGTGAGAAATATATGAGTGGTAGTATACTACTCATTATTAAGAGGATGCCGATTAGAATGGTTCTTGGAGGTAACCACCATTGGAGTATTTTAAGCGCAAAGTCATATCGACGGCTAAGAAGTGAAGGGAAAAAGTAGCGTGAATTGCTTATTGCAGCATGTAGTTGTGTAGCAGCCCAACGACCACGCTGATAATTGAAACTACTTATTTCGCGAGTCTTCTCGTCGTATAAATGAATGTTGTCGAAATAGTCAATATAAATGCCGTCTCTTAACAGCATTGCTTCAAGCTCCTTATCTTCACCCGCTGTACGACATTTCATAACATTGATCTTAAACCATTCAAAGTCGTAAACCATTCCCGAACCATTAAGTGCCGCTGACAGTCCAAGTGCATTGTGCCCACGCCGGAAAATGGAATTGTTTATTTCCTCAAAAATGGTATCAAGGCGCGCTACTGATGTATCACGGTTCTTTGACAAACGGTGAGTTTGAATTACCTTTGTTCCGGCAGTCTCAAATGCGTCATTAACTTGTTCCAGATATTCAGGTTCAATAATGTTTCCAGCATCGAGTACAAGAACTGCATCATAGATTTTAAACTGAGGAAGGTTCAGAATAGCAAATTGCATGGATTTTGCCTTTGAACTCTCTTCAAAGTCGGGCGTAAGAAGTGTTACAGGTGCCTGTGCGATACGCATATTGGTCATCTCTTCTTCGTGGTCTGATATGACAACAATATCGAATAGGCGTTGTGGGTAAGTTTGACCAAGAACAGAATTAATGGTCTGCATTACGACTTTGTCTTGTTTGTATGCAGGAATTAAGATAATGAATCTGTTCTGCTTTTTTGCCTTAGTTATCTCGCTATGCTGATTAAAAAGTGATGCTATAGATAGTATAAGTATATATATCACTTCTATTCCTAAAGTGACAAATAGAAAACCGTCAATCAAATATAGTATCCACCAATAATTCATAGTTTATTGATTATCTTGTGCAAAAGTAACGAAAATATTTTAAACAGCAAATGCATTGTGCTTCTTTTTTTTGTTCAAATTTACATGCGGCAGAAGTCCCAAATTGCAGAGAAGATAGCTTTACATAAATCTGTACGCTTATTGAGCGCATGTTTTATCAGGTCGCGAAATGTAACAATAAACAGCAAATAGGCATAGGAGAGATAACGATAGCGGATTGGTTGATTGCGTTTGGCATAAAGCAGACGGTTGCGAGTGATGTAATATGTCTTGAGTGGACTGTTCTGACCGGTAGCCTGACTTTCCTTATGATAAACGGTACAGGCGGGCTCGTACCAAATCTCATAGCCGGCGCGTCTAATCATCATTGACCAGTCCATTTCCTCGTAGTATAGGAAATAGCAATCAGGCATTAGACCAACATTCTCAATAATCTCTCGCTTGATCATCATTGCTGCACCATGGGCATATGGAGTGGGGTGGGCTGTATTGTATTGGCCTCGCTCTTCCTCATTATAACCAATACCCTTGTTGCGCATGGTGATACGCGACAAGGGCGTGAAACCTGCAAATTGTATAGGACATGAGCCCCATGCAAAACGGATCTTAGGACAGACCATACCAATATGTTCGTTTGATTGCAATCGCTGAATCAGAGCATTGGTGTTCCAGTCCTCCTTGAGTTCGGTGTCGTTGTTGAGAAATAACAAGTAGTCGCCCTTAGCAACTTTTATTCCAATGTTGTTACCGCCAGCGAATCCTAGGTTCTTCTCGCTGCGAACAACCGTCACCATTGGAAAGCGCTGTTTAATTAGCGTGGCTTCATCTGTTTTGGAGGCATTATCTACTACAATTACCTCTAAAGCCTCATCTTCTAAAGGTAATGTTTCAATTAATTCACAGGTGTCCTTGAACCCATTATAATTGATGGTAATAATTGAAATCTTTGCCTTGGTGATTTGTTGCATATCTTTTTTTCTTCGTTGTACTTGTTCTTGTTGCCTTTTTATTTGGAATAATTAATCTGTTTTAACAAACATAACCCTATCTGTCTGTCAAAGACTGAGTAACCCATGGCATTAAGATGAAGACCGTCTTTTTGATAAAAATGATCTAAGTCTTCTGCATAATGGTTGTTCCATACTTTGTAATTCAGGATAACAACCTTTTCCTTGTAATCAGAAAGAATGCTGTCTAAGGCTTCGCGGAATATCTGCTTACAGTCTATTGGTGTGTTGTTAACTAACATAGAAAACTGTCGGAGCACTTTTCGAGTTAAAGTTTGTCGCTGGTAGCATTTTTCAATATCGTAGTCTGGAATTTCAATAAGTAAGGGTGTCACGTTGTTATAAAGGAAAAAATTAATTATTGCCTCCATACTTTTTACATAGTAATCTTTACTCATTTTTTTATATGTGTCATTAATACCTGCCGAAATGACACAATAGTGACAACCTTTTTGAAGGAAATGCTTAAGACTATCATTATAAAACAATTGTTCATAGATTTCCTTACTAGTTAGTCCGCATATACCGAAGGATCGGAAAATTACTGGATGTTTTAGTATGTCCGAAAGCATTTCAGATGCCTCTATGTCGCGGGGTTCGTGAAAGAATGCCCAACTATCGCCAATGAAAACTATCTGTAATGTATCTTTGTTTGCTGTAGAAAGCTGATAGGGGGGTATTGTTTTGCAGGGTGTATAGTAGCCGTTAAATATTAAGCTGATTATAAAGATGCAAATGAGAAATGTTGAAAAAAGAATGATGCGATATTTCATCGGTTTCCAGATAATATAGATTTTACTTTTGGGAAATAGTTTTCAAGCATCTTATATATAATTAAACATACTATAGTTGTTGCTAACACACAAAGAATGTATAGTATAGCATGAAACGAAGCTGAACTATTGCTAAAGAACAATATACATGTCTTGCGCAGAACAATGGCAATTGGATAGTGGGTACAAAACACAATAAATGCTGCTTTGGGAAGAAGCGTATTTGTTAGCCCGCGACATGAACAATAGTCAGCAAGAAGAAAAAGTGCTGGTATGTTAAAAAGTAGAGCAAATCTATGAATCTGAAGATTGAATGGTGTAGGATAGAAAACATGTGATGCGATGTCTGCAATAGCAAAGATTATTGTCAGCGTAATCAATACTTTTTTATAGTGACTAAAACAATAGAGGGCATTCTTTTCCATAAGGGGGAAATAGGCCCCTAAACAGAAAAATAATATTGTTTGGGGGATAAAAGCATTATCATATGTTGTCATCCACCATCCGATAACTACAAATAGGAATATCTCACGTCCGTATTTGACAAGATAATAAAAAATAGGTGATAAAACAGACATAATTAACAGATTCCTGATATACCATAATGGACAAAGGATTGGAGTAAAGTTTCCATTGTCAAATGATCCCCTATCCCAAAAGAGCCTTAGATAGTCGGATAAGTAATAGTCTTCAATATTTTTACCATTAATATCTTGAGGATAACCTATAGAATAGGCTATTAGGTAGATAACTAAAAGAAGTGCGTTCCAAACTAAGTAGGGAACAAGTAGCGTCTTTATACGTGAATGTAGTTTTTGCAGATAACTTTTCTTGCTTGAGTAAAAGAGGATACCGGAAATGAAGAAAAAACCAGGGACACCAGTCTCACCTAACCAAAGGGCAGGTAGATATATTATGTTAAAGAAATTGTTAGATGATATACCTTCAATTTTAACGACAGAATAGCAGTGGAGAAGGATAATAAAAAAGATAAGCGGAAAACGTAACCAAGAAATTGTATCGGAAAGACGTTGCTCGTTAATATTATGATACATATCATTTTTCATATTCCCACTAATTTGCTTTTCTTCTTTTCTATCTTTAATTTTTGTTCTTCTTCAATAATTTTTAAACGCTTTTCTTCAAATTCATTCCAAGATGATTCTAACTCGGGAAAGTTGTATACGACGGCAAGCATTCCGAAAAAGATCAAACCATTGGGATATTGTAATAGCACCTGATTACCATAGCCGCCTAACTGCATAGCAGCGAAAGCTCCGCAGATACCAGCTCCTACGCCCATTAGGGAACGGGATTTGACTTTGAAGAAAACAACCCAGGAGGCTCCTATAAACATGATTGCCATTGCTGCTAAGAAAACCGTAATACCAATGGCACCTGTTCGTATCCATATAAACACATATTCTGAATCAGGAGGTAGGGTTGAGAGCTTTCGAAATTTGTTATTTGATGGGACATTATCCATGCCAGTTCCAATGCCTATTCCCCAAGGTGCATCAGCTAAATATTTCTTCATAACAGCCTGATTAATGTCACGAGCTTCCGTTGAAGCATCTTCCTTGTTGAAAGCAGATCTCATTCGGCGTATCTGCTGATTGCCATTACCAATTTTAGTGAATATTAAGATAAATGCAAGAAGACCGAAAACAATAGCTGAAGGTACTGCTATTTTAAAAGATTTTGAAAGTACTATAAACACTACCAAACCAAAACCTAGACAGAAAATCGCAGTTCGAGTTCCTGACTGAAACATACCCCAAATGACAGCGAAACTTGTTAGTAAAAAGAATATCTTGTCTTTTTTGATTCGTGATGTGATTCCTATCACCATGAATGTAACAGCAGTAGCTGCAGCATTACACCCATAATTTGCTGCATCAGAGAATGTGGAAAAGTATCTAACGAGCGTTCCACCTTGAATTATATGGGTTCTTCCAGCAGTCTGCAACCAAATGTTTTCTGATAAAGTAAAACCAAAAAATTTCTGATTGAAGGTCCAATACACGGAAAAAAGTGAAAGAAATGCCCATACTTTTAAAAGCTTATAAAGCTTTTCAGGAGTGTCTATGTAAATAGTGAATATTAGAAAAGTCCATAATAGAGATATACATAATAAACGAAATCCTGCAAACCATGCACCGATATTAATGCCTAATCCACATGTGTCATTGAATATTTCAATAAAACCAAGCCCACACCATAACAAAATAGCCAAAAGCATTATATTGAGTGTACGGCTGAATTTTGATTCGCCAGAAGAAACTATAATGGCCGAAATAACTAGTATGATTTCAAATCCCTCATTATATAGGGACATAGGAATACCATTTGGCAAAAAACGATGCCGTCCTGCAAAATGCAAGAAATAGTTAATAATGAACAACGCCCAAAAACAAGTCATTTGGTGACGAAACGTACCAATTACCACCAAGACAAAGACTGGTATCATGCAGATTATTGCAAAGGGGGCAAAACCAGCTGTGATGAACTCGTATATGGCTAGCAAAAACAGGAGAAAGAGTATGGATACTCTTCCTCCATTTTTACTTGTATATGATTTAAACGTAGTTGAAGCCATTGTTACTTAGCATGTTCGTTTTCGGTTGCCGTTAGACCTAACTGCGAGATGCGATAAACGAAGTTATTAAAACGAGTGTATGGTGGCAGCTGTCCAACAAACTCTTCTACTGCATAGCGGCTCGCTTCGGTAAGATACATGAAAAGGCTCTTCTTGTCTTCGAGACGTGACTGAAGTTCTTTGAGTGCCTTTTGGTCAACATCTTTCCAGGTTCGATTTGCACGTGTAACCATAAGATTAATTGTTCCAAGATTAAGCAGAGCTGAAGGAACAGCATTATCATCGAGGTTAGGATATTCTACTATTGCAATCTCGTTTGGCTGAATATCTGGGCACAAGTCTTTAATATCTTTTGCCATAATATAGCGGCTGTCTTCAGCTAAGAAGTCTTCATCGTAAGTTAGACGACGTACCTGAAGACCTATGGATACCCAGTAGTTTTCCAGCTCTTGTGCGAGGTAACTCTTTCCATTTGCTGCATCAGTAGAGAGCAGGTTAAGTACATTCTGCTTTCCTTCAGAGAAGTATGGTAGTATAGCCTTACTAAGCTGTCGCAAAGCCATATCGGAGATGGTCTTGTTGAAACGGCGGTAGCGCAAAGAACTTTCTTTGGGGAAACAGCCGATAACAGGAATATTCGTGATTCGCTCAGAACGCATGCGGTCACGAAGTGTACGGTCGAGCAGTTCAATGATTAAGAAGCTAAGTGCTATCATAAAGAATGTCAGCATGAATGCACCAATCAGTATCATCATTCGATTCGTTGACTGTGCGTTAAGTGGGAACATAGGAGGGTTTAGGATACTCAGAGTCGCAGTTGACATCTGTAGGTTGCGCTGACGCAGACGAGCTGCATTAAGAGCACGCAACATCTCGATATAGTTGCCCTCAATGAAACTTATGTGACGTTCCTTGCGGTCAAGAGTAGCACCGATAGGAGAGTATTTCTGATACTGTTTGTCGATACTCTCGCGCATAATGTCTTGTGCCTGAATCTC from Prevotella sp. E13-27 carries:
- a CDS encoding SGNH/GDSL hydrolase family protein encodes the protein MKYRIILFSTFLICIFIISLIFNGYYTPCKTIPPYQLSTANKDTLQIVFIGDSWAFFHEPRDIEASEMLSDILKHPVIFRSFGICGLTSKEIYEQLFYNDSLKHFLQKGCHYCVISAGINDTYKKMSKDYYVKSMEAIINFFLYNNVTPLLIEIPDYDIEKCYQRQTLTRKVLRQFSMLVNNTPIDCKQIFREALDSILSDYKEKVVILNYKVWNNHYAEDLDHFYQKDGLHLNAMGYSVFDRQIGLCLLKQINYSK
- a CDS encoding glycosyltransferase, with the translated sequence MTWHIIHIIDIILWIITAGSVGYVMLFALMSLFRKKQLKTYENTHSAHSRFAVIYPAYNEDSVIRNSIEFFLHQDYPISLFHLVVVSDHMQPSTNEWLASQPLQLLKPVFEKSSKAKALQYAIKQLEGLDFSHIVILDADNVVDSNFLTKLDSVCQQGYNAIQCHRTAKNSDNDVSALDGLSEEINNTIFRRAHNNIGLSSALIGSGMCFDYQWFATHVNMLSTAVEDRELETFLAKQNIYVKYVEDILVYDEKVSNKDNFQSQRMRWMTGQIQALLQMLPYLFTALIKGNINYIDKTIQQALIPRSILLATIPFMALIMTIVHPLWSIKWWAMLLCLCISLLIAIPSRLRTTAMFRKLLSFPSLVWRLLKNIAHMDHKNTDFIHTSHEK
- a CDS encoding ATP-grasp fold amidoligase family protein, whose translation is MRLWSLLHPIRTYKAWHFDRYIQFTEQWRKLVAQDPKKAFDMKWNRFYRRKFPWKNPRTLNEKLTWMEVYTDTSKWSEFTDKYEVRKHIEELGLKDILTDCYGVWNKAEEIDFDLLPEKFVLKCTHDCGSTVIVRDKSKMDRQKVIDFLNKHVAIWYGYDSCEPHYTSIKPRIMAESLIEMDNSEEFSSETTVDHKIRCIDGKAQYDMVCYDRSLESGSGGTKTIYDLYDIHVWQPMRQYLADSGVNYRDVPRPQNLERMIEIAEIIAKGFPQVRVDLYNVKGKIYFGEMTFFAFSGMNNHFTKKFQRMVGDKIRLPKAVK
- a CDS encoding acyltransferase family protein; the protein is MKNDMYHNINEQRLSDTISWLRFPLIFFIILLHCYSVVKIEGISSNNFFNIIYLPALWLGETGVPGFFFISGILFYSSKKSYLQKLHSRIKTLLVPYLVWNALLLVIYLIAYSIGYPQDINGKNIEDYYLSDYLRLFWDRGSFDNGNFTPILCPLWYIRNLLIMSVLSPIFYYLVKYGREIFLFVVIGWWMTTYDNAFIPQTILFFCLGAYFPLMEKNALYCFSHYKKVLITLTIIFAIADIASHVFYPTPFNLQIHRFALLFNIPALFLLADYCSCRGLTNTLLPKAAFIVFCTHYPIAIVLRKTCILFFSNSSASFHAILYILCVLATTIVCLIIYKMLENYFPKVKSILSGNR
- a CDS encoding lipopolysaccharide biosynthesis protein, which encodes MGERVHRSILNIKVGMVFYMLSLILAFFSRKIFLDCLGAEFIGLTGMLMNIMSFLSVAELGIGTSIIYFLYKPLQEDNHQKINEVMSMLAYLYRCIGFIIGTCGFIVSLFFPWWFGNLTTGLPLVYFAFYSFLASSISGYIFNYKQLLVNANQKQYLTQSYFQTIGIVQSIVQILLAYYYRNLWLWVVTGLVFTIVGIMVFNIRIRQLYPWLNINLSNGRKNLKQYPEVLKKTRQIFILRIKDFILNRSDELLVGAFVSVTKVAFYGNYYIIISKLVFLVNILENGLSAGVGNLLAENNERNTMKVFWEMTATRFFIMGMVIFPLILFIQPLIACWVGPEYKLSSLIAYLLVFNLFLKLQYSTVYIFIGASGLYGDVWASWAELIINLAVTLALAPFFGIVGILLGKIISLSIFNVFWKPYYLFSEGFHKSVWLFWRPMMVYYGIFGLFTILAIVLKTLFVDNHVNSWSSLIIYGLILLLPMLSFYFLSLFTCTQGMKYFVARKPSIYNTICKLTFQS
- a CDS encoding glycosyltransferase family 2 protein, producing MNYWWILYLIDGFLFVTLGIEVIYILILSIASLFNQHSEITKAKKQNRFIILIPAYKQDKVVMQTINSVLGQTYPQRLFDIVVISDHEEEMTNMRIAQAPVTLLTPDFEESSKAKSMQFAILNLPQFKIYDAVLVLDAGNIIEPEYLEQVNDAFETAGTKVIQTHRLSKNRDTSVARLDTIFEEINNSIFRRGHNALGLSAALNGSGMVYDFEWFKINVMKCRTAGEDKELEAMLLRDGIYIDYFDNIHLYDEKTREISSFNYQRGRWAATQLHAAISNSRYFFPSLLSRRYDFALKILQWWLPPRTILIGILLIMSSILPLIYFSLAIKWWIIGAILMFAFSLATPDQLVDEKWNRDFLYAPLLILWGLFNILRVMIIETRTRVKSAKDSINSVIPRKS
- a CDS encoding glycosyltransferase family 4 protein; its protein translation is MKIAILTCGMLPIPAVQGGAVENLIDFYLEYNNRMKLHDITIYSPWNSKVEMHPALSSDVNHYHYINVDNLKARIERRIFKFFHSSKDYYNYFIEYYFERVYSDLKKKNYDYLLLENCPGYAYKLSQRGYRNLILHLHNDLLNSTSKYHEIVFRSLSRIITVSDFVKERVSTIQPDDKIKTVLNGIDLTLFSPQNSSLISREKIGFTKEDFIVVYSGRINKDKGISELIDALLQLKALPKIKLMVMGSSFFDNANNEDTFICSLKEKAKSIDEKIVFTGFIPYNNVPYYLQLADIAVLPSMWEEPFGLTVVEAMAMGLPLITTRSGGIPEICKGIATIVEKSNIVNNLSIAILDLYKHPEKRQQMSNAGLERAKLFDKEKYAKDYFAAIEDL
- a CDS encoding O-antigen ligase family protein, encoding MASTTFKSYTSKNGGRVSILFLLFLLAIYEFITAGFAPFAIICMIPVFVLVVIGTFRHQMTCFWALFIINYFLHFAGRHRFLPNGIPMSLYNEGFEIILVISAIIVSSGESKFSRTLNIMLLAILLWCGLGFIEIFNDTCGLGINIGAWFAGFRLLCISLLWTFLIFTIYIDTPEKLYKLLKVWAFLSLFSVYWTFNQKFFGFTLSENIWLQTAGRTHIIQGGTLVRYFSTFSDAANYGCNAAATAVTFMVIGITSRIKKDKIFFLLTSFAVIWGMFQSGTRTAIFCLGFGLVVFIVLSKSFKIAVPSAIVFGLLAFILIFTKIGNGNQQIRRMRSAFNKEDASTEARDINQAVMKKYLADAPWGIGIGTGMDNVPSNNKFRKLSTLPPDSEYVFIWIRTGAIGITVFLAAMAIMFIGASWVVFFKVKSRSLMGVGAGICGAFAAMQLGGYGNQVLLQYPNGLIFFGMLAVVYNFPELESSWNEFEEKRLKIIEEEQKLKIEKKKSKLVGI
- a CDS encoding glycosyltransferase family 2 protein; this encodes MQQITKAKISIITINYNGFKDTCELIETLPLEDEALEVIVVDNASKTDEATLIKQRFPMVTVVRSEKNLGFAGGNNIGIKVAKGDYLLFLNNDTELKEDWNTNALIQRLQSNEHIGMVCPKIRFAWGSCPIQFAGFTPLSRITMRNKGIGYNEEERGQYNTAHPTPYAHGAAMMIKREIIENVGLMPDCYFLYYEEMDWSMMIRRAGYEIWYEPACTVYHKESQATGQNSPLKTYYITRNRLLYAKRNQPIRYRYLSYAYLLFIVTFRDLIKHALNKRTDLCKAIFSAIWDFCRM